A single genomic interval of Mobula hypostoma chromosome 7, sMobHyp1.1, whole genome shotgun sequence harbors:
- the LOC134349716 gene encoding BTB/POZ domain-containing protein KCTD21-like encodes MSEPITLNVGGSLYTTSLTTLTRYPDSMLGSMFGGMLPIKKDIQGNCFIDRDGKMFRYILNFLRTSQLDLPHDFQELDLLNREADFFQIQPLLEALQKVTVKPTKVRMNTILNIIYDSHLHNIGSFTGKIMSVQVFSTSCALLKLLNSKFYHRVNGESVAINTKEQNQKFMTVEWVESGLNAMEGQYLLQNWKSLFVAPSHQKIKNLQMFLQHVVKIAVNGGFLLHSLPPTSSSPLVLHFTQCW; translated from the coding sequence ATGTCTGAACCAATAACGCTGAACGTAGGGGGAAGCTTGTACACCACTTCTTTGACAACTTTAACTCGCTATCCAGACTCAATGCTTGGTTCAATGTTCGGTGGAATGTTGCCCATTAAAAAAGATATACAAGGAAACTGCTTCATCGATAGAGATGGAAAAATGTTTCGCTACATCCTAAATTTCCTTCGCACATCACAGTTGGATCTTCCACATGATTTCCAAGAGCTGGATCTTCTGAACAGAGAGGCTGATTTTTTTCAGATCCAACCTCTGCTGGAGGCTTTGCAGAAAGTCACGGTGAAGCCTACTAAAGTGAGAATGAATACAATTCTTAACATCATTTATGACTCGCATTTACATAATATTGGTTCTTTTACCGGAAAAATCATGAGTGTTCAAGTATTTTCTACATCATGTGCCTTACTGAAACTCCTGAATTCCAAGTTCTACCATAGAGTTAATGGGGAGAGTGTGGCTATAAACACCAAAGAACAGAACCAGAAATTTATGACTGTAGAATGGGTTGAAAGTGGCTTAAACGCAATGGAAGGACAATATTTACTGCAGAATTGGAAAAGCCTCTTCGTTGCACCCTCTCATCAGAAAATCAAAAATCTGCAAATGTTTTTGCAACACGTCGTGAAGATAGCAGTAAATGGTGGATTCCTTCTCCATTCTCTTCCTCCCACTTCATCCAGCCCTCTGGTCCTCCATTTCACTCAGTGCTGGTAA